In a genomic window of Procambarus clarkii isolate CNS0578487 chromosome 12, FALCON_Pclarkii_2.0, whole genome shotgun sequence:
- the LOC138363928 gene encoding uncharacterized protein isoform X2, with protein MIQLHKGPSTSWGDQLLKKHPGKGGNTILWRPGSGRHVSEGSNPYKPFTHIIRTLHLEDAIEVCNTRRIEPKHVITFSSIDSRVLSPSHPYANIKVLWFSTSPTDEDKDAPDWYGNVEFAVDAKILLTQWKYFFLVEMMTTPTHTTSRILVTNSDYSDVLPKYNPNCTGGPWQITPEGQFALTKCSRYKFKGTNIHDHILEFMLEASPKNEKKIINKCRISFKNHEEAKDMKVRHVCNRYQRAGLPCPTPLSRLTAAFYFFIKMQESSMCCWSNRTPKLSESAEQDLKLFLEEQKKQMFLNSLPSQLVSQIQIS; from the exons ATGATACAGCTCCACAAG GGCCCGTCTACAAGCTGGGGCGATCAGCTACTAAAAAAGCATCCAGGGAAGGGTGGCAACACAATTCTCTGGCGTCCTGGCAGTGGAAGACATGTTAGTGAGGGATCCAACCCCTACAAACCTTTTACCCACATTATCCGGACACTCCACCTTGAAGATGCCATTGAGGTTTGCAATACACGCAGGATAGAACCTAAGCATGTTATTACCTTCAGCTCTATTGATTCTCGTGTCCTGTCCCCATCTCACCCCTATGCCAACATTAAGGTTCTTTGGTTTAGTACAAGTCCTACTGATGAAGATAAAGATGCACCAGATTGGTATGGCAATGTTGAATTTGCTGTGGATGCTAAAATTTTGCTGACTCAGTGGAAATACTTTTTCTTGGTAGAGATGATGACAACGCCAACACACACAACTTCACGTATTCTTGTAACCAATTCTGACTACTCTGATGTACTGCCAAAATATAACCCAAACTGTACTGGAGGACCATGGCAAATCACTCCAGAGGGCCAGTTTGCACTTACCAAATGCTCACGCTATAAGTTCAAAGGTACCAACATTCATGACCACATCCTTGAGTTCATGCTTGAAGCAAGTCCGAAAAATGAGAAGAAAATTATTAACAAATGTCGGATATCCTTCAAGAATCATGAGGAAGCAAAAGATATGAAAGTCCGTCATGTGTGTAATAGGTATCAACGTGCAGGCTTGCCTTGCCCAACACCACTTTCTCGTTTGACTGCAGCATTTTATTTTTTCATAAAAATGCAGGAAAGTAGTATGTGTTGCTGGAGCAATCGCACACCTAAACTTTCTGAAAGTGCAGAGCAGGATCTCAAGTTGTTCCTAGAGGAACAGAAAAAGCAAATGTTTCTAAATTCACTACCATCGCAGTTGGTAAGTCAGATTCAAATATCTTAG
- the LOC138363928 gene encoding uncharacterized protein isoform X1, protein MPPGTQAYQPTIITPGLAQRQHDTAPQDCDAKTNKSFTKKGPSTSWGDQLLKKHPGKGGNTILWRPGSGRHVSEGSNPYKPFTHIIRTLHLEDAIEVCNTRRIEPKHVITFSSIDSRVLSPSHPYANIKVLWFSTSPTDEDKDAPDWYGNVEFAVDAKILLTQWKYFFLVEMMTTPTHTTSRILVTNSDYSDVLPKYNPNCTGGPWQITPEGQFALTKCSRYKFKGTNIHDHILEFMLEASPKNEKKIINKCRISFKNHEEAKDMKVRHVCNRYQRAGLPCPTPLSRLTAAFYFFIKMQESSMCCWSNRTPKLSESAEQDLKLFLEEQKKQMFLNSLPSQLVSQIQIS, encoded by the exons atgccaccaGGAACTCAAGCTTACCAACCTACTATCATCACTCCAGGGCTGGCACAACGGCAACATGATACAGCTCCACAAG ACTGTGATGCAAAGACCAATAAAAGTTTCACAAAAAAG GGCCCGTCTACAAGCTGGGGCGATCAGCTACTAAAAAAGCATCCAGGGAAGGGTGGCAACACAATTCTCTGGCGTCCTGGCAGTGGAAGACATGTTAGTGAGGGATCCAACCCCTACAAACCTTTTACCCACATTATCCGGACACTCCACCTTGAAGATGCCATTGAGGTTTGCAATACACGCAGGATAGAACCTAAGCATGTTATTACCTTCAGCTCTATTGATTCTCGTGTCCTGTCCCCATCTCACCCCTATGCCAACATTAAGGTTCTTTGGTTTAGTACAAGTCCTACTGATGAAGATAAAGATGCACCAGATTGGTATGGCAATGTTGAATTTGCTGTGGATGCTAAAATTTTGCTGACTCAGTGGAAATACTTTTTCTTGGTAGAGATGATGACAACGCCAACACACACAACTTCACGTATTCTTGTAACCAATTCTGACTACTCTGATGTACTGCCAAAATATAACCCAAACTGTACTGGAGGACCATGGCAAATCACTCCAGAGGGCCAGTTTGCACTTACCAAATGCTCACGCTATAAGTTCAAAGGTACCAACATTCATGACCACATCCTTGAGTTCATGCTTGAAGCAAGTCCGAAAAATGAGAAGAAAATTATTAACAAATGTCGGATATCCTTCAAGAATCATGAGGAAGCAAAAGATATGAAAGTCCGTCATGTGTGTAATAGGTATCAACGTGCAGGCTTGCCTTGCCCAACACCACTTTCTCGTTTGACTGCAGCATTTTATTTTTTCATAAAAATGCAGGAAAGTAGTATGTGTTGCTGGAGCAATCGCACACCTAAACTTTCTGAAAGTGCAGAGCAGGATCTCAAGTTGTTCCTAGAGGAACAGAAAAAGCAAATGTTTCTAAATTCACTACCATCGCAGTTGGTAAGTCAGATTCAAATATCTTAG